CTGCTGGGGCTGGCGGTGGAGGACGGCATCGTGCTGCTGGCCCATCAGCAGAACATCGTGGTGCGCCTCGACGACGGCTGGCCGGTGGGCATGTTCTATCGCGACTGCCAGGGCAGCGGCGTCAGCGACCGCTTCCTGGCGCAGCGCGCCGCCCAGGCGACGCCTCCCGAGAACCACTGGTCGCCGGCCACCGTGCGCCGCTACTTCCACTATTACCTGCTGATCAACTCGACCTTCGCCGTCACCAGCGCCCTGGCCGCCGATGGCCTGATCGACGAGGGCCTGCTGCTCGACGACCTGCGCGCCCACTTGGCGGCGCTGCGCGAGCGCCTGGAGGGCGACCCGGATTGCCTGGATCACGCCCTGAACGCGCCACGCCTGGACGCGAAGGGCAACTTCTTCTGCTACCTGAGCGGCGTCAACGAGGCGACCCTGGCCGAGCCGGCCCGCCTCTACCTGCCGCTGGACAACCCCCTGGCGGCCAGCGACGTCGCCTCGCTTCCCCGCGACACAGGAGTCCCCGCATGACCCTCACCCTGGACACCCCCGCCCACGCCCCGGAAACCGCCCTGTCGCCGCTGCCGGACGACGCGGCCCACCTGCAGCGCCGCGACGCCGACGGCGACCGGGCGAACGCCCTGATCGACCGGCTCGATGGCGTCTTCGCCCGCCACCCGGGCCTGTCGCTGCTGGTGCTGGACGATGCCTGGCACTCGCACCCCGACTGGTCCCGCCTGTGCGAGACGCTCGGCGGCGGGCGCATCCTGCGCCGCGACTTCTATCAGCAGCCCTGGCACTGGCTCCAGCACCCGCCGGCGACGCCGCAGGACACGCCCTTCGATGCCGAGGCCGGTCATCCGCGGCGTCCGCCGCAACCCCAGGGTCCCCTCTACCGGCGCTTCGATCCCCGCCTGGAACGCACCTTCTCCCTGCGGCTCGTCGAGCCCGAACGGGACCTGGAACGCTTCGTGCGCTGGATGCACCTGCCGCGGGTCGCCGAGTTCTGGGAGCAGGCCTGGCCCGAGGCCGAGCTCGCCGACTTCCTCGCCGAGCGTCTCGCCGACCCGCACACCCTGCCGCTGATCGGCGAGTTCGACGACCGGCCCTTCGGCTACTTCGAGGTCTACTGGGCCGCCGAGGATCGCCTGGCGCCCCATTACCCCTGGGCCCCCTTCGATCGCGGCCTGCACCTGCTGGTGGGCGAGGAGGACGTGCGCGGCCCGGCCTTCGTCGACGCCTGGCTGGGCGGGCTGTCCCATTACGCCTACCTGGCCGAGCCGCGCACCCGGCGCCTGGTGCTGGAGCCGCGCCACGACAACCAGCGCCTCTTCCGGCACCTGGAGCGCCTGGGCCTGTTGCGGCTGCGCGACTTCGACTTCCCCCACAAGCGCTCCAGCCTGGTGATGGGCCTGCGCGAACGCTTCTTCGCGGAGGTGATGTGATGGAGCGCCTCGACCACAGCCTGGCGCCCCACTGGGCGGCGGCCAACCGCGCGCTGATCGCCAAGATGATCGGCGAGCTGGGCTACGAGCAGGTGATCGGCCCCGACACCGACGGCGAGGGCTTCCGTCTCGACCTCGGCGGCGCCGCCTGGCGCTTTCGGGCCACGCCCACCCTGTGGGGCCAGCTGCGGGTGGACCCGGACAGCCTGAGCCCCCCGCCCGATACCGGCCTCGAGGCCGCCGATTTCCTCCTCCAGCTGGCCCCGGTGCTGGGCATGAGCGACGCCCAGGTGGCCGAGCACCTGGAGGATCTCTTCGCCACCCTGCGGGCCGACTGCCGGCTGCGCGAGGCGCGTGGCGACCTGAGCGCCGACGACGCCATTCGCCTGGCCGAGCCAGAGCGCCAGCGCCTGCTCGACGGCCACCCCAAGTTCCTGTTCAACAAGGGCCGCCGCGGCTGGGGGCTGGAGGCCCTGGCGCGCTTCGCCCCCGAGCACGGCGCCAGCTTCCGCCTCGGCTGGGTGGCCGTGACCGCCGAAGCCCTGGAGAGCGGTAGCGGGCCGGTGGATGCCGCCGCCCTGCTCGACTCGGCCCTGGACGCCGCCGAACGCACCCGCCTGGAGCAGGCCCTGGCCGCCCGGGTCGCCGAGCCCGCCGCCTACCGCCTGCTGCCGGTCCACCCCTGGCAGTGGCAACAATGGCTCGGCCCCCTGCACGTCGCCGATATCGCCCAAGGGCGCCTGCACTACCTCGGCGAGTTCGGCGATGCCTACGCCCCCCAGCAATCGCTGCGGACCCTGACCAACGTCAGCCGGCCGGCGGCCTACGACATCAAGCTGCCGCTGACCATCATGAACACCTCCTGCTACCGCGGCATCCCCGGCCGCTTCCTGCTCGCCGGGCCGGCCGCCTCGGCCTGGCTCAAGGCCAGGAGCCGCGACGACGAGGAGTTCGCCCGGATCCACCTGGAGGTGCTCGCCGAGCCCGCCGGGGCCGTGCTGCCGCATGCCCAGTACGCCCGCCTGGATCAGGCGCCGTACCGCTACCGGGAACTCTTCGGGGTGATCTGGCGCGAGGCCTTGGCCCCGCGCCTGGCCGCCAACGAGCAGGCGCTGCTGATGGCCGAGCTGATGCAGAGCGACGAGGCCGGGCGCCCCTGGCTGGCCGCCTACCTGGCGGCGGCCGGCGCCGAGGGAGGCGAGGCGGCCGAGGCCTGGCTGCGCCGGATGTTCGAGGTGAGCGTGGTGCCCCTCTGGCACCTGATGTGCCGCTACGGGATGTCGCTGATCGCCCACGGCCAGAACCTCACCCTGATCCTGCGCGACGGCTGGCCGCACCGGCTGGCGCTGAAGGACTTCCAGGGCGACCTGCGCCTGGTCGACGAGGACTTCCCCGAGGCCGCCGATCTCCCGGCCGAGCTCAAGGCGGTCACGGTGCGCCTGCCCCCGGAGAAGCTGATCCACGACCTGCAGACGGGGCACTTCGTCACCACCCTGCGCTTCATCGCCCCGCTGGCGGCGCACGGCGGCGTCTCGGAAGCCCGCTTCTACCGGCTGTGCGGCGAGGTGCTCGACGCCTATCGGGCCCGTCACCCGGCGCTGGCCGAGCGCTTCGCCCGCTTCGACCTGTTCGCGCCGCGCATCCTGCGCCTGACCCTCAATCGCGCCAAGTTCCTGCACCCCACCGACAGCGCCGCCGACCGCATGCTGGCGGAGATGGACCTGAGGGTCGACAACCCGCTGCATCGCGCCGCGCGGCCGAATGCCGCCGACGCGCCCCTCGCACAGGAGGTGTCCGATGACTGATTCCCGCGTTCTCGACCTGGCCGGCCTGGGGGCCGGCCCCTTCAACCTGAGCATCGCCGCCCTGGCCGACTCGCATCTGCCGGACCTCGCCACCCGCTTCTTCGAGCGCCGCCGCGACCCCTCCTGGCACCCCGGCCTGATGCTGCCCGACACCCATCTGCAGACCGGTTTCCTCAAGGACCTGGTCACGGCGGTGGCCCCGGACAGCCGCCACTCCTTCCTCAGCTACCTGGTCGCCCATCGGCGCTTCTACCGTTTCCTCAACACCGAGACGGGCACCGTGAGCCGTGCCGAGTTCTCCGACTACCTGCGCTGGGCCGCCCGGCGCCTGGACAACGTCAGCCTGGGCGAGCCGGTGCGCGAGGTCATGCTGGACAGGGCCGGCTTCCGGCTGCGTACCGACCACGGCGACTACCGGGCCCGCCACCTCAGCCTGGGCACCGGCAAGCGGCCCTGGCTGCCGGACTTCGCCAGTGCCTACCAGGGGCCCCACTGCCTGCATGCCGCCGACATCGCCCACCATCGCCGCGACTTCAGCGGACGTCGCGTGGTGATCGTCGGGGGCGGGCAGAGCGGCGCCGACGTCTTCCTCAATGCCCTGCGCGGTCACTGGGGGCAGCCCAGGGCACTAAGCTGGGTCTCGCGGCGGCGCAACTTCGAGCCCCTCGACGAGACGGCCTTCACCAACGAATACTTCACCCCGGACTACACTCGGCTGTTCCACGGCCTGCCCCGCGACGTCCGCGAGCGCGAGGTGGCGGCCCAGAAGCTGGCCAGCGACGGCATCACCCCGGCCGCCCTGCAAGCCCTGTACCGCGAGCTGTACCACCGCTTCGACGTGCTCGGCGAGCCCCGCTGGGCGAGCCTCCACCCCCATCGCGAGGCCATCGACCTGAAGCGTCATGGCCTGGGGTTCGAGCTGACCACCGCCCATGGCCTCACCGGCCAGCGGGAAGACTTCGCGGCCGACATCGTCATCTTCGCCACCGGCTTCCGCTCCCATCTGCCGGAATGCCTGGCGCCCCTGGCGGAACGCCTCGAGCGTGACGAACATGACGAGCTGGTGCTGGGACCGCACTTCGAGGTGCGCTGGGACGGCCCCGCCGCCCACCGTCTCTATGCGGTCAACGCCGGCCGGCACAGCCACGGCATCGCCGAACCCCAGCTGTCGTTGATGCCCTGGCGCTCGGCGACCATCCTCAACCATGCCGCCGGCCGGGAAGTCTTCGACCTGCGCGACGACGCCGGCCCCATCGACTGGCAGCCCGCGGCGGCCGCCGACTTGGCCCAGGTCATCTAGGAGCCGAGGTGTCATGGCCGGGAAGCGGGGCCGCGACACCTCAATTGATAACCGTTATTGCTTAGATTAGCATGTTTCCCTTTGGCTCGGTTCCGCATGCCCATGACCTCCGCGCTCACCCGACTCTACATCGGCCCCCTGGCGGGCCTGACACCGCCCCGGGTATCGGCGGCGCCCGGGCCCGAGCTTCTGGCCGCCCGCGAGCTGCTCGACCCGGCCTACCTGGACGCGCTGTTCGCCCGCTTCGGCGCCCGGTACGCCCATGGCGACCGCCGGGCGGTGGCCTCGCTGTGGTCCAAGTGGCACTTCAGCGGCCTGGCGGCCCACGGCCTGGCCGCCAACCTGCTGCTCGAGCGGGACCTGCCGCTGGGCCTGGACGCGCTGTCTCTCGAGCAGTCCGCCGAGGGCCAGACCACCGGCCTGGTCCTGCGCCACGCCGGCCGTCCGCTGTCCGAGCTCGGCGCCCTCTCGCGCTTCGCAACCCTGCTGGACGGCCACCTGACCCCGCTGGTCGAGGCCCTGGCCGCGGCCACCGGGGCCTCGACCAAGGTGTTCTGGAGCAACGCCGGCAACTACTTCGAGTACTTCGCCGGCGCCCTGGCCGGCCACCCCATGGCCTCACCGGACGTGGGCGAGCCCGCCCGGGCGCTGATGGAGAGCCGCACCCTGTCCGACGGCCGCCGCAACCCGCTCTATCGCCCGGTGCGCTACCTCACGCCCGCCGAGCCGGACAAGCCCACCCGGGTGCGCCGGCTGTGCTGCATCCGCTACCTGATCGACGAGCTTGGCTACTGCGGCAACTGCCCGCTGGCATGCCGGCGCGCCGGCAAGGCGGCGAAGGCGGCCGGATGAGCCTGCCCGACGCCGGCGTGCGCCCGCACACGCCCCGGGACCTGCAGGCCTATGGCCGGCGCTACGGCCTCGACTACCGGGTGCCGGGCCTCTCGCCCCGGGCCGAGGCGCCGGTGGTGCGCGGCGTGGTGCGCGAGTTCTCGCCGCGCCCGGGCATGCAGCTGGTCGCCTCCGACGTGGAGGTGCTGCACCGCTACGACTCCCGTTCCCGGGCGAACTCACCATTGTCGATCATCGTCCTGCTGGAGGGGCGGGCCGAGGTGGCCCTGGGCGATGGGCGTCCGCTGACGCTCTCCCCCGGCATGGCGCTGAGCCTGCGGCTCGAGGCCGACCAGGGTCTGGCGGCGTCCCAGCCCGCCGGCCAGCGCCTGCGCGCCCTGACCCTGAGCCTCGACGAGGCCTGCCTGGCCCGGCTGGGGACGGTCGCCCCGGAGCCAGGCGCCTCCCGCATGCATGCCTGGCCGTTACCCGAGCCGCTGCGCCAGGGCCTCGAGCAAGCCCTGGCCGCCCCGCTCCCCGACATGGCCCAGCGCCTGCTGCTCGAGGGACTGAGCCTCCAGTTGCTGGCCCATGGCGGCCGCATCGACGGGCCGGCGTCGGCTTCCGCGCCGCGCCTGGCGCCCCGGGAGCGTCGGCGCCTGGAGCGGGTCCGCGATGCCCTGCGCCAGGCGCCGGCCCGGGAGCATCGACTCGAGGCGCTGGCCGAGCTCGCCGCCATGAGTCCCGCCAGCCTGCGGCGCAAGTTCCGCGCGGCCTTCGGCCGCTCGGTGTTCGACTACCTGCGCGACTGCCGGCTGACCCTGGCCCGTGACTACCTGATCCAGGGCTTCAGCGTCCAGCAGGCCGCCCACTTCTCGGGATATCGCCACGCCAGCAACTTCGCCACCGCCTTCCGCCGCCACTTCGGCTACCCGCCGAGTTCCCTGCCATCGGCGAGCTGAGCACCCCGCATAGCCGGGTGAGCATCGCGCATACCCTGTCCCGACTACAAAAGGGAATAATTCTCATTACTCGAATGACATTCCCTATCCCGCAGGAAACCACCATGCCGACTCCCCGCCCCCTGGCGCTGGCGGTGTCGCTCGTGGCCGCCGGTGCATCGCTCGTCGCCCAGGCCCAGCAGACCGAACAGCTCTCGACCCTGACCGTCACCGGCCAGGCCGCCACCAAGACCGACACGCCCTTCAACGAGACCCCACAGTCGGTCTCGGTCATCGAGAACGAGCAGTGGGAGGCCCGGGGGGCAGAGACCGTGCAGCGCGCCGCCGCCTATACCCCGGGCGTCTACACCAACCAGGTTGGCGCCTCCAACCGCTACGACTACCTGGTGCTGCGCGGCTTCACCGACGGCAGCGTCAGCAACACCTTCCTCGACGGCCTCAAGGTGATGAGCGACGGCGGCTCCTTCAGCTCGCTGGTCATCGACCCTTACTTCCTGGAGCGCATCGAGGTGGTCAAGGGGCCCGCCTCGGTGCTCTATGGCCGCGCCTCCCCCGGCGGCCTGGTCGCCCAGACCAGCAAGCGCCCCGAGTTCGAGCGCAGCGGGGAGCTGCGCCTCGGCGCCGGCAACCACGCCCAGCGCAGTGCCGCCTTCGACCTCACCGGCCCGCTGGACGACGAGCGTCGGGTCGCCTTCCGCCTGACCGGCCTGGCCCGGGCCGCCGACACCCAGTTCGGCCCGGTGGAGGAGGAGCGCTACGCCTTCGCCCCCCAGTTGACCTGGGACATGACCGACGCCACCAGCCTGACCCTGCACGCCTACCTGCACCAGGATCCCGAGGGCGGCTACCATTCGGGCCTGCCCTTCGAGGGCACGGTGGTCGATCACGCCGGGCGTCGCATCGCCAACACCTTCTTCGAAGGCGAGGATGACTTCGACAGGTTCGAGCGCGAGCAGCAGATGGTGGGCTATGAGCTGGAGCATCGCTTCAACGACGCCCTGACCGGCCGTCAGAAGCTGCGCTACACCGAATCCGACGTCGAGCTCGAGCAGGTCTATGCCTTCGGCTGGGCCAGCGACACCGAGCTCAACCGCTTCTTCTCCAGCGGCGACGAGTCGCTCGAGGCCCTGACCCTCGACAACCAGCTCGAGGCACGTCTCACCACCGGGGGCGCCGAGCACACCCTGCTGGCCGGCGTCGACTACCAGCAACGCGACAACGACGTGGTCTGGGGCTCGGGCGCCTTCCCCGCCATCGACGCCTTCGATCCCGAGTACGGCGCCGAGCCTACCGCCATGTTCCCGGACATCCGCCGCCAGCGGGAGCTCGAGCAGACCGGCGTCTACCTCCAGGACCAGTTGGCCCTGGGGAACTGGCGACTGAACCTGGGCGGGCGCCATGACTGGGTGGATATCGCCAACACCGACCGCGACAGCGGCGTGACCCGCGAACTGGACGATACCCAGTTCAGCGGTCGCGCCGGGGTGCTCTATCTGTTCGACAACGGCCTGGCGCCCTATGCCAGCTACACGACCTCGTTCAGCCCGAATTCCGCCATCGACCGCAACGGCGACCTGATCGCGCCCTCCCGGGGCGAGCAGGTCGAAGCAGGGCTGAAGGTCCAGCCGGCCGGCACCCGGGATCGCTACAGCCTGGCGCTCTTCCATATCACCCAGGAAAACCTGGCCACCAAGCGTGCCAGCGAGACCTTCTTCCGCGCCACCGGCGAGATCGAGTCCCAAGGCGTCGAGCTGGAAGCCCATACCCGGCTGACCGA
The Halomonas sp. M4R1S46 DNA segment above includes these coding regions:
- a CDS encoding GNAT family N-acetyltransferase, encoding MTLTLDTPAHAPETALSPLPDDAAHLQRRDADGDRANALIDRLDGVFARHPGLSLLVLDDAWHSHPDWSRLCETLGGGRILRRDFYQQPWHWLQHPPATPQDTPFDAEAGHPRRPPQPQGPLYRRFDPRLERTFSLRLVEPERDLERFVRWMHLPRVAEFWEQAWPEAELADFLAERLADPHTLPLIGEFDDRPFGYFEVYWAAEDRLAPHYPWAPFDRGLHLLVGEEDVRGPAFVDAWLGGLSHYAYLAEPRTRRLVLEPRHDNQRLFRHLERLGLLRLRDFDFPHKRSSLVMGLRERFFAEVM
- a CDS encoding IucA/IucC family protein; protein product: MERLDHSLAPHWAAANRALIAKMIGELGYEQVIGPDTDGEGFRLDLGGAAWRFRATPTLWGQLRVDPDSLSPPPDTGLEAADFLLQLAPVLGMSDAQVAEHLEDLFATLRADCRLREARGDLSADDAIRLAEPERQRLLDGHPKFLFNKGRRGWGLEALARFAPEHGASFRLGWVAVTAEALESGSGPVDAAALLDSALDAAERTRLEQALAARVAEPAAYRLLPVHPWQWQQWLGPLHVADIAQGRLHYLGEFGDAYAPQQSLRTLTNVSRPAAYDIKLPLTIMNTSCYRGIPGRFLLAGPAASAWLKARSRDDEEFARIHLEVLAEPAGAVLPHAQYARLDQAPYRYRELFGVIWREALAPRLAANEQALLMAELMQSDEAGRPWLAAYLAAAGAEGGEAAEAWLRRMFEVSVVPLWHLMCRYGMSLIAHGQNLTLILRDGWPHRLALKDFQGDLRLVDEDFPEAADLPAELKAVTVRLPPEKLIHDLQTGHFVTTLRFIAPLAAHGGVSEARFYRLCGEVLDAYRARHPALAERFARFDLFAPRILRLTLNRAKFLHPTDSAADRMLAEMDLRVDNPLHRAARPNAADAPLAQEVSDD
- a CDS encoding lysine N(6)-hydroxylase/L-ornithine N(5)-oxygenase family protein, whose product is MTDSRVLDLAGLGAGPFNLSIAALADSHLPDLATRFFERRRDPSWHPGLMLPDTHLQTGFLKDLVTAVAPDSRHSFLSYLVAHRRFYRFLNTETGTVSRAEFSDYLRWAARRLDNVSLGEPVREVMLDRAGFRLRTDHGDYRARHLSLGTGKRPWLPDFASAYQGPHCLHAADIAHHRRDFSGRRVVIVGGGQSGADVFLNALRGHWGQPRALSWVSRRRNFEPLDETAFTNEYFTPDYTRLFHGLPRDVREREVAAQKLASDGITPAALQALYRELYHRFDVLGEPRWASLHPHREAIDLKRHGLGFELTTAHGLTGQREDFAADIVIFATGFRSHLPECLAPLAERLERDEHDELVLGPHFEVRWDGPAAHRLYAVNAGRHSHGIAEPQLSLMPWRSATILNHAAGREVFDLRDDAGPIDWQPAAAADLAQVI
- the fhuF gene encoding siderophore-iron reductase FhuF, which codes for MPMTSALTRLYIGPLAGLTPPRVSAAPGPELLAARELLDPAYLDALFARFGARYAHGDRRAVASLWSKWHFSGLAAHGLAANLLLERDLPLGLDALSLEQSAEGQTTGLVLRHAGRPLSELGALSRFATLLDGHLTPLVEALAAATGASTKVFWSNAGNYFEYFAGALAGHPMASPDVGEPARALMESRTLSDGRRNPLYRPVRYLTPAEPDKPTRVRRLCCIRYLIDELGYCGNCPLACRRAGKAAKAAG
- a CDS encoding helix-turn-helix transcriptional regulator; this translates as MSLPDAGVRPHTPRDLQAYGRRYGLDYRVPGLSPRAEAPVVRGVVREFSPRPGMQLVASDVEVLHRYDSRSRANSPLSIIVLLEGRAEVALGDGRPLTLSPGMALSLRLEADQGLAASQPAGQRLRALTLSLDEACLARLGTVAPEPGASRMHAWPLPEPLRQGLEQALAAPLPDMAQRLLLEGLSLQLLAHGGRIDGPASASAPRLAPRERRRLERVRDALRQAPAREHRLEALAELAAMSPASLRRKFRAAFGRSVFDYLRDCRLTLARDYLIQGFSVQQAAHFSGYRHASNFATAFRRHFGYPPSSLPSAS
- a CDS encoding TonB-dependent siderophore receptor, giving the protein MPTPRPLALAVSLVAAGASLVAQAQQTEQLSTLTVTGQAATKTDTPFNETPQSVSVIENEQWEARGAETVQRAAAYTPGVYTNQVGASNRYDYLVLRGFTDGSVSNTFLDGLKVMSDGGSFSSLVIDPYFLERIEVVKGPASVLYGRASPGGLVAQTSKRPEFERSGELRLGAGNHAQRSAAFDLTGPLDDERRVAFRLTGLARAADTQFGPVEEERYAFAPQLTWDMTDATSLTLHAYLHQDPEGGYHSGLPFEGTVVDHAGRRIANTFFEGEDDFDRFEREQQMVGYELEHRFNDALTGRQKLRYTESDVELEQVYAFGWASDTELNRFFSSGDESLEALTLDNQLEARLTTGGAEHTLLAGVDYQQRDNDVVWGSGAFPAIDAFDPEYGAEPTAMFPDIRRQRELEQTGVYLQDQLALGNWRLNLGGRHDWVDIANTDRDSGVTRELDDTQFSGRAGVLYLFDNGLAPYASYTTSFSPNSAIDRNGDLIAPSRGEQVEAGLKVQPAGTRDRYSLALFHITQENLATKRASETFFRATGEIESQGVELEAHTRLTENLRLQAGYSYTDVTLEKTGNANEGNTDNWVPRHQASLWGRYAFRQGGLTGLDAGLGVRYYADSYADEANTETLPSYTLVDATLGYDLAEVGLEGVSARLNVSNLLDEAYVAGCSDLDFCYFGAERSIKATVSYNF